The uncultured Treponema sp. genome includes a region encoding these proteins:
- a CDS encoding MFS transporter produces MASLLLAVIYVAFISLGLPDPLLGSAWPSMYKDFGVDISFAGIIAMIIAAGTVFSSLMSDWFTKKVGVGKVMVISVATTALALFGFSISSSFWMLCLWAIPYGLGAGSVDAALNNYVALNYKSRHMSWLHCMWGVGTAIGPSIMGFALAGQHGWNSGYRYIAIFQTALTAILVASLPLWKKNKSQSDLHESEKNEKPLSLRQIFLIPGAKEVMIAFFCYSTLEQTTGLWAGSYLALYENVSPEKAAFFAGMFYIGITAGRAVSGFLTMKMNDTQMIRLGQIFALAGIVAVILPFGQISTVAGLVTIGLGCAPIYPCIIHSTPAHFGADKSQAIIGVQMASAYTGTTLMPPLFGMIASKTTIALYPFYLLIALALLFIMHEKLVKKTSEV; encoded by the coding sequence ATGGCATCGCTTCTTCTTGCTGTAATTTATGTGGCTTTTATAAGTCTTGGACTTCCTGATCCATTGCTTGGTTCCGCGTGGCCTTCAATGTACAAAGATTTTGGCGTGGACATTTCTTTTGCCGGAATTATTGCAATGATTATTGCCGCGGGAACTGTTTTTTCAAGTCTGATGAGCGACTGGTTTACAAAAAAAGTGGGCGTTGGAAAAGTCATGGTGATAAGTGTTGCCACAACAGCTCTTGCGCTTTTTGGATTTTCCATAAGCAGTTCATTTTGGATGCTTTGCCTTTGGGCTATTCCTTATGGACTTGGAGCCGGAAGCGTGGATGCCGCTCTTAATAATTATGTTGCTCTTAATTACAAAAGCCGCCACATGAGCTGGCTTCATTGTATGTGGGGAGTCGGAACTGCGATTGGTCCTTCTATAATGGGATTTGCATTGGCTGGTCAGCATGGATGGAATTCCGGCTACAGATACATTGCGATTTTTCAAACTGCGCTTACTGCAATTCTTGTTGCTTCTCTTCCGCTTTGGAAAAAAAATAAATCACAATCTGATTTGCATGAATCTGAAAAAAATGAAAAGCCTCTTTCCTTGCGACAGATTTTTTTAATTCCGGGCGCAAAGGAAGTTATGATTGCATTTTTTTGTTACAGCACGCTTGAACAGACAACCGGACTTTGGGCAGGAAGCTATCTTGCGCTTTATGAAAATGTTTCTCCTGAAAAAGCCGCTTTCTTTGCAGGAATGTTCTACATTGGAATTACAGCAGGCCGCGCCGTCAGCGGATTTTTAACAATGAAAATGAATGACACGCAGATGATTCGGCTTGGACAGATTTTTGCGCTTGCAGGAATTGTTGCGGTAATTTTGCCTTTTGGACAAATTTCCACAGTTGCAGGACTTGTAACAATCGGACTTGGATGCGCGCCAATTTATCCATGCATAATACATTCTACTCCAGCGCATTTTGGAGCAGACAAGTCGCAGGCAATAATCGGAGTTCAAATGGCAAGCGCTTATACCGGCACAACTTTAATGCCGCCGTTGTTTGGAATGATTGCATCAAAAACTACAATCGCATTGTATCCATTTTATCTTTTGATTGCCCTTGCGCTTCTTTTTATTATGCATGAAAAACTTGTAAAAAAAACTTCGGAAGTTTAA
- a CDS encoding YchJ family protein has protein sequence MSDKKDLCPCGSGKDYAECCEKIIKGTEKAKTAEALMRARYTAYVKHEIDFIINSCEKGEKIAEIDRKATEDWSNNSTWHGLKILRTEKGTENDDEGIVEFEAEYTSKGMHDIHHEIGGFKKVNGEWLYSEGMMRPTTVVREGRKIGRNEPCPCGSGKKYKNCCGKN, from the coding sequence ATGAGCGATAAAAAAGATTTGTGTCCATGCGGTTCAGGAAAAGATTATGCTGAATGCTGCGAAAAAATTATAAAAGGCACAGAAAAAGCAAAAACTGCTGAAGCTCTTATGAGGGCGCGCTATACAGCTTATGTAAAGCATGAAATTGATTTTATTATCAACAGCTGCGAGAAAGGCGAAAAAATTGCAGAAATTGACCGCAAGGCAACTGAAGATTGGAGCAACAACAGCACTTGGCATGGCTTGAAAATTCTTCGCACAGAAAAAGGAACAGAAAACGACGATGAGGGCATTGTTGAATTTGAAGCTGAATACACTTCAAAAGGAATGCACGACATTCACCACGAAATCGGCGGCTTCAAAAAAGTAAACGGCGAATGGCTTTATAGCGAAGGCATGATGCGCCCAACAACAGTTGTAAGAGAAGGCAGAAAAATCGGCCGCAATGAACCATGCCCTTGTGGAAGCGGAAAAAAATATAAAAATTGCTGCGGCAAGAATTGA
- a CDS encoding radical SAM protein, whose amino-acid sequence MNVIVIQPPLVQLNSPYPSGAYLKSFFNRNGHNAVWLDLSVRLVHSIFSKNGLKKLFELSKENAMKIASAAEKNGDFATAKNLRRYIFQSDLWIEWIDFIMSVLCGKQNPSARELCHRFILSPYTPRGNRMENYIANLDREPTVDDTRNIASLALEDLADYISVAFDKSFSLVRYAESIAVSETSFSQIEEKLNSPVLTNFYAEVLEDEFSKTNISENEKTLVCISVPFAGTFTPALFTAKYLRKKYGEKIFITFGGGFINTELREFCDNSFFKYANAISYDRGYGSYKNFFDEFPDGKISEEKQIYKMRLFTKEKVIEPLQSSLEYEKFENEQTSLIVPDYSETDFSIYPRVADDENPMQRLWSDGAWMKAYLAHGCYWHKCAFCDVNLDYVASYRLVQIENLFHGLKSQSEKNGIHGIHFVDEAMPPAAMIKFSQLNSKHSASFSFWGNVRFEKIYSRDMAEFLSFGGLIGVSGGIEIATGTGLDSISKGTDLDSIVSACCAFKEAGILIHAYMIYGYFGETEQDTINSMETLRQLYAAGLLDSCFWHKFVLTRHSRIYSEWKNGLHKNLNPFAPKNSGVFAKNGLHFKDEEKSAKFGNGLYAALQNWMHGENLNTPVEKWFEFKVPHPNVPKDLISKSIEKYEERRDKEWNLPLNLKKLFWLAGNAVFCENKFLWNYMHEDFKISVNISAQEKEEFVHALFCLSPKNFDSSFMENLVQENPGIKKILHSLRGKGLVML is encoded by the coding sequence ATGAATGTAATTGTAATTCAGCCGCCTTTAGTTCAGCTTAATTCGCCATACCCATCCGGAGCATATTTAAAATCCTTTTTTAACAGAAACGGACACAATGCCGTGTGGCTTGATTTAAGCGTGCGGCTCGTACATTCAATTTTTTCAAAAAACGGACTGAAAAAACTTTTTGAACTTTCAAAAGAAAACGCAATGAAAATTGCTTCCGCCGCAGAAAAAAACGGAGACTTTGCAACTGCAAAAAATTTAAGACGATATATTTTTCAAAGCGACTTATGGATTGAATGGATTGATTTTATAATGTCGGTTTTATGCGGAAAACAAAATCCAAGCGCACGTGAACTTTGCCACAGGTTTATTTTAAGCCCGTACACTCCGCGCGGAAACCGCATGGAAAACTACATAGCAAATCTTGACAGAGAGCCAACCGTAGACGACACAAGAAATATTGCAAGCCTTGCGCTCGAAGATTTGGCGGACTACATTTCAGTTGCGTTCGACAAAAGTTTTTCACTCGTGCGTTACGCGGAAAGCATTGCAGTTAGCGAAACTTCATTTAGTCAAATTGAAGAAAAACTAAACTCGCCGGTTTTGACAAATTTTTATGCAGAAGTTTTGGAAGATGAATTTTCAAAAACAAATATTTCTGAAAATGAAAAAACGCTTGTTTGTATTTCTGTGCCGTTCGCAGGAACTTTTACTCCAGCTTTGTTTACAGCAAAATATTTGCGGAAAAAATATGGCGAAAAAATTTTTATAACTTTTGGCGGCGGATTCATAAACACTGAGCTTAGAGAATTTTGCGACAATTCATTTTTTAAATATGCGAACGCAATAAGCTACGACAGAGGCTACGGTTCATACAAAAATTTCTTTGATGAATTTCCAGACGGAAAAATTTCAGAAGAAAAGCAGATTTACAAAATGCGCCTGTTTACAAAAGAAAAAGTCATAGAGCCATTGCAGTCATCTTTGGAATACGAAAAATTTGAAAACGAGCAGACATCGTTAATTGTTCCTGATTATTCAGAAACTGATTTTTCAATTTATCCGCGTGTTGCCGATGATGAAAATCCAATGCAGCGTTTGTGGTCAGACGGAGCTTGGATGAAAGCTTATCTTGCGCACGGATGCTACTGGCACAAATGCGCGTTCTGCGATGTAAACCTTGACTATGTCGCTTCCTACAGGCTTGTTCAAATTGAAAATCTTTTTCACGGATTAAAATCACAATCAGAAAAAAACGGAATACACGGAATTCATTTTGTTGACGAAGCAATGCCGCCAGCCGCAATGATAAAATTTTCCCAGTTAAATTCAAAGCATTCAGCTTCTTTTTCATTTTGGGGAAACGTAAGATTTGAAAAAATTTATTCCCGCGACATGGCAGAATTTTTATCGTTCGGCGGATTGATTGGAGTTTCCGGCGGAATTGAAATTGCAACAGGAACAGGCTTGGACAGCATAAGCAAAGGAACTGATTTGGATTCAATTGTAAGCGCGTGCTGTGCGTTCAAGGAAGCCGGAATTTTGATTCACGCCTACATGATTTACGGCTACTTTGGAGAAACCGAGCAAGACACAATAAATTCCATGGAAACTTTAAGGCAGCTTTATGCGGCAGGACTTCTTGATTCATGCTTCTGGCACAAGTTCGTTTTAACAAGGCACTCAAGAATTTATTCTGAATGGAAAAACGGACTTCACAAAAATTTAAATCCATTCGCTCCAAAAAATTCCGGAGTATTTGCAAAAAATGGACTTCACTTTAAGGACGAAGAAAAATCCGCAAAATTCGGAAACGGACTTTATGCCGCGCTTCAAAACTGGATGCACGGAGAAAATTTAAATACGCCTGTTGAAAAATGGTTTGAATTTAAAGTTCCGCATCCAAATGTTCCAAAAGACTTGATTTCAAAATCAATTGAAAAATATGAAGAACGCCGCGACAAAGAATGGAACTTGCCATTAAATTTGAAAAAACTTTTTTGGCTTGCAGGAAACGCAGTCTTCTGTGAAAACAAATTTTTGTGGAACTATATGCATGAAGATTTTAAAATTTCAGTAAATATTTCCGCACAGGAAAAAGAAGAATTTGTTCATGCGCTTTTTTGTCTTTCACCTAAAAATTTTGACAGCTCATTTATGGAAAATCTTGTTCAGGAAAATCCGGGAATAAAAAAAATCCTTCACTCGCTAAGGGGCAAAGGACTTGTAATGCTTTAG
- the lptB gene encoding LPS export ABC transporter ATP-binding protein, whose translation MESQNKEKSTLRVSSLYKSFGKKSVVKGVDFSMQTGEVLGLLGPNGAGKTTTFYMIVGFYKPTAGDVFLDEECITQLPMYKRARAGISYLPQEPSVFRKLTVEENIWAILETRKDLTRIEKKRELDQLIEEFNIGRIRKQQAYTLSGGERRRTEIARSLAIEPKFLLLDEPFAGIDPIAVADIKGIIRLLAKRGIGVLITDHNVRDTLEITDRAIIISTGTILVSGGKEEILKSQEAREIYLGKDFSM comes from the coding sequence ATGGAATCTCAGAATAAAGAAAAAAGCACACTAAGAGTTTCTTCATTATACAAATCTTTCGGAAAAAAAAGCGTTGTAAAAGGTGTTGATTTTTCAATGCAGACCGGGGAAGTTCTGGGACTTTTGGGACCAAACGGAGCTGGAAAAACCACAACTTTTTATATGATTGTGGGATTTTACAAGCCAACGGCAGGCGATGTTTTTCTTGACGAAGAATGCATAACGCAGCTTCCGATGTACAAAAGAGCAAGGGCTGGAATTTCGTATCTTCCGCAGGAGCCTTCAGTTTTTAGAAAACTTACAGTCGAAGAAAATATCTGGGCAATTCTTGAAACGCGCAAGGATTTAACTCGAATCGAAAAAAAACGGGAACTTGACCAACTCATTGAAGAATTCAACATCGGGCGCATAAGAAAACAGCAGGCGTACACTTTGTCTGGCGGAGAACGGCGCAGAACTGAAATAGCGCGCTCGCTTGCAATAGAACCAAAGTTTCTGCTTTTGGACGAACCGTTTGCCGGAATAGACCCGATTGCGGTTGCAGATATAAAAGGAATAATAAGGCTTCTTGCAAAAAGAGGAATCGGCGTTCTTATAACAGACCACAATGTGCGCGACACTTTGGAAATAACCGACCGCGCCATAATAATTTCCACAGGAACAATTTTAGTTTCGGGCGGAAAGGAAGAAATTTTAAAGTCGCAGGAAGCCCGCGAAATCTACCTTGGAAAAGATTTTTCAATGTAA
- the rlmB gene encoding 23S rRNA (guanosine(2251)-2'-O)-methyltransferase RlmB: MSKNIYTGFHAVEEKVRLYSVSKPKEISLKIFYSKPGPRIKKIISLAKDSNFEVSLVNEKELDSMVSSLPETARDHRGIILSVEGEKENSKNQIQLEQWITCCPENAVVIVLDSVTDPHNVGAILRSCDQFGANLMVVPDHRSADINSNEIIARASAGASSWVDVAKVPNLVRAVQILKSAGFWIYGADAGGTTLSKIKFPKKTCIIMGSEGSGIARLLQEQCDEVVSIPTCGKIDSLNVSVAAGVLLYEVYRQKLEN, from the coding sequence ATGTCAAAAAATATTTATACAGGCTTTCATGCTGTTGAAGAAAAAGTCAGATTGTATTCAGTTTCTAAGCCTAAAGAAATCAGCTTGAAAATTTTTTATTCAAAGCCAGGACCAAGAATTAAAAAAATAATTTCGCTTGCAAAGGATTCAAATTTTGAAGTTTCGCTTGTGAATGAAAAAGAGCTTGACTCAATGGTTTCATCGCTTCCAGAAACTGCCCGTGATCACCGCGGAATTATTCTTTCAGTTGAAGGAGAAAAAGAAAATTCAAAAAATCAAATTCAGCTTGAACAGTGGATTACTTGCTGCCCGGAAAATGCCGTTGTTATTGTTCTTGACAGCGTTACCGACCCTCACAATGTCGGCGCGATTTTGCGTTCATGCGATCAGTTCGGCGCAAATCTTATGGTCGTTCCAGATCATAGAAGCGCAGACATAAACAGCAATGAAATAATTGCACGTGCGAGCGCGGGAGCTTCTTCTTGGGTTGATGTTGCAAAAGTTCCAAATCTTGTTCGTGCGGTTCAGATTTTAAAGTCAGCTGGATTTTGGATTTACGGAGCAGACGCAGGCGGCACGACTCTTTCAAAAATAAAGTTTCCGAAAAAAACTTGCATCATAATGGGAAGCGAGGGCAGCGGAATTGCGCGGCTTTTGCAGGAACAGTGCGATGAAGTTGTTTCCATTCCAACTTGCGGAAAAATTGACAGTCTGAATGTTTCTGTTGCGGCCGGTGTTCTTCTTTATGAAGTCTACAGGCAAAAACTGGAAAATTAA
- a CDS encoding tetratricopeptide repeat protein, with protein MLENSEKLNNQAVHLASKGEYEDAIACLKRAITVENSNYLLWFNLGLTYHDAGKISLAKAAMEHAYRINPYDEDTLDSLASFCVSTKTFDEAMLYCAKGLELNPVNPHYWNTSGVIRFQQGNYLEAAEFFEHAVSLSPHYYDALFNLRDTYQELNNKAGVQECNRMLESIKKTE; from the coding sequence ATGCTTGAAAACAGCGAAAAACTAAATAACCAGGCAGTTCATCTTGCCTCAAAAGGCGAATACGAGGATGCGATTGCCTGTTTAAAGCGCGCAATAACTGTAGAAAATTCAAATTATCTTTTGTGGTTCAATCTGGGGCTTACTTACCATGACGCAGGAAAAATTTCCCTTGCAAAAGCCGCAATGGAGCACGCTTACAGAATAAATCCATACGATGAAGACACATTGGACAGCCTAGCTTCATTTTGTGTTTCCACAAAGACATTTGACGAAGCCATGCTTTACTGCGCAAAAGGCCTTGAACTAAATCCAGTAAATCCGCATTACTGGAACACAAGCGGAGTCATAAGATTTCAGCAGGGAAACTATTTGGAAGCCGCAGAATTTTTTGAGCACGCGGTTTCGCTTAGTCCGCATTATTACGATGCCTTGTTCAACCTGCGCGACACTTACCAAGAACTAAACAACAAAGCCGGCGTTCAGGAATGCAACAGGATGCTTGAGTCAATAAAAAAAACTGAATAA
- a CDS encoding endonuclease/exonuclease/phosphatase family protein, with translation MRKINFNKRFKFYAVLWILFLPFFACCDSGKSELKIANWNVQTFFDANNDGTEYSEFIKSKTWGEEMYKERLRRLCSVIKKLDADIFIMEELENSNVLFDISNFLAGEWNPRKIYRYVCFSKSEGGAIGCGVLSRIPLQKKNLHSLDIRTENEKMPRTRPLSEIEIKLKEKTLTLFVNHWKSKSGGEEKTEKWRNREECVLSFFMSRALNEGKAVFAVGDFNRDINDFCVKENGNVLLRAWHGKLLCDEGLLVKSPWFDENGNLIEPGSYYFREEWSRIDNIFYSGKIEVEEFFPAAEGFWCNENSIPYKYSLWNGRGYSDHLPLVCKVRLLN, from the coding sequence ATGAGGAAAATTAATTTCAACAAGCGATTTAAATTTTATGCTGTTTTGTGGATTTTATTTCTGCCGTTTTTTGCCTGCTGTGATTCCGGCAAATCTGAACTAAAAATTGCAAACTGGAATGTCCAGACTTTTTTTGACGCAAACAATGACGGAACAGAATATTCAGAATTTATCAAAAGCAAAACTTGGGGCGAAGAAATGTACAAGGAGCGGCTCAGGCGGCTTTGTTCCGTTATAAAAAAACTTGACGCTGATATTTTTATAATGGAAGAACTTGAAAATTCAAACGTCCTTTTTGACATAAGCAATTTTCTTGCAGGCGAATGGAATCCGCGGAAAATCTACAGATACGTTTGCTTTTCAAAAAGTGAAGGCGGCGCAATTGGCTGCGGAGTTCTTTCAAGAATTCCATTGCAAAAAAAGAATTTGCATTCGCTCGACATAAGAACTGAAAATGAAAAAATGCCTCGCACAAGACCTTTGTCAGAAATTGAAATAAAATTAAAAGAAAAAACTTTAACTCTTTTTGTAAATCACTGGAAAAGCAAAAGCGGCGGAGAAGAAAAAACTGAAAAATGGCGAAACCGTGAAGAATGCGTTCTTTCATTTTTTATGAGCCGGGCATTAAACGAAGGCAAGGCTGTTTTCGCAGTTGGAGATTTCAACAGGGACATAAATGATTTTTGCGTAAAGGAAAACGGAAATGTTCTGCTTAGAGCGTGGCACGGAAAACTTCTTTGCGATGAAGGGCTTTTGGTAAAATCGCCTTGGTTTGATGAAAATGGAAATTTAATAGAGCCGGGAAGCTATTACTTTAGAGAAGAATGGTCGCGCATTGATAATATTTTTTATTCCGGAAAAATTGAAGTCGAAGAATTTTTTCCTGCGGCGGAAGGATTTTGGTGCAACGAAAATTCAATTCCGTACAAATATTCACTTTGGAACGGAAGAGGATACAGCGACCATCTTCCGCTTGTATGCAAAGTGCGGCTTTTAAATTAA
- the lptC gene encoding LPS export ABC transporter periplasmic protein LptC: MSKTAFLLLLLAFSSCSLKYDENPSGTDSSPELEFKDADYKKYEDNKLSTQIQAQTLEQYKDSSAYAKDARFKTWNSGGDLLTEGYCALLGINSDTKIYTLFNEIFINNIEQNFKINAESLKWNSETKQMVSTKDGNVKLTRSDIEIQGSGFSASGTSKSFEFANPVTGTITTNDESGEEDFSEK, from the coding sequence ATGTCCAAAACCGCCTTTTTACTTTTGCTCCTTGCATTTTCCTCCTGTTCCTTAAAATACGACGAAAATCCCAGCGGAACAGACTCTTCCCCGGAACTTGAATTTAAAGACGCCGATTACAAAAAATACGAAGACAACAAACTTTCAACGCAGATTCAGGCGCAGACTCTTGAGCAGTACAAGGACAGTTCAGCTTATGCAAAAGACGCAAGATTCAAAACTTGGAATTCAGGCGGCGATCTTTTGACTGAAGGATATTGCGCTTTGCTTGGAATCAACAGCGACACAAAAATCTACACGCTGTTCAACGAAATTTTCATCAACAACATCGAGCAGAATTTCAAAATAAACGCGGAAAGCCTAAAATGGAATTCAGAAACAAAGCAGATGGTTTCCACAAAAGACGGAAATGTAAAGCTCACCAGAAGCGACATTGAAATTCAGGGAAGCGGATTTTCTGCAAGCGGAACTTCAAAAAGCTTTGAGTTTGCAAATCCTGTAACAGGAACAATTACAACTAACGACGAATCAGGCGAAGAGGATTTCAGTGAAAAGTAA
- a CDS encoding LptA/OstA family protein translates to MKSKKFLLFYILLIFSFTANAEQITFSADSMTGTAGSKNSTTILKGNAKVKTESMEISAETIELSGKNFRRITASGNVVGKNTESKMDFTCERMKYDRQTKIAVLEQNVELSDTENGVNAKAELIEYDQKKETAIMQIQVNLTQKKNVCTSAYAIYSKNEQTLEMSGNPKIVQNGDTFRAQVILLDMETQEITLTGRVKGSVSTAESSKPEQKISAEPEISENAEENEEIPEEQNGISE, encoded by the coding sequence GTGAAAAGTAAAAAATTTCTTTTGTTCTATATATTGCTGATTTTTTCTTTTACGGCAAACGCGGAGCAAATAACGTTCAGCGCGGATTCAATGACGGGAACAGCCGGAAGCAAAAACAGCACGACAATTCTAAAAGGCAACGCAAAAGTAAAAACAGAAAGCATGGAAATTTCCGCGGAAACAATAGAGCTTTCTGGAAAAAATTTCAGGCGGATAACGGCAAGCGGAAATGTCGTAGGCAAAAACACAGAAAGCAAAATGGATTTTACCTGCGAAAGAATGAAATACGACAGGCAGACAAAAATCGCAGTTTTGGAACAGAACGTTGAGCTTTCGGACACGGAAAACGGTGTAAATGCAAAGGCTGAACTCATTGAATACGACCAAAAAAAAGAAACTGCAATCATGCAGATTCAGGTGAATTTGACGCAAAAGAAAAATGTCTGCACTTCCGCCTACGCAATCTACAGCAAAAACGAGCAGACTTTGGAAATGAGCGGAAATCCGAAAATTGTGCAGAACGGAGACACTTTCCGCGCGCAGGTAATTCTTCTTGATATGGAAACTCAGGAAATAACGCTTACAGGAAGAGTAAAAGGCTCTGTTTCCACTGCGGAATCAAGCAAGCCGGAGCAAAAAATTTCCGCCGAACCAGAAATCAGCGAAAATGCGGAAGAAAACGAAGAAATCCCGGAGGAGCAGAATGGAATCTCAGAATAA
- a CDS encoding redox-sensing transcriptional repressor Rex, translating to MKDIPLPTKRRLVLLERLLSGYKEKNITSQKIQELTGWTSAVVRRDISALKLNCGATNGYKVEELKSHLEKMFGEKKESLRCCIVGLGRMGQALLDTSELYDSPFKIVAGFDSSVNKTEVLSSSFPLHPTTLMKKIIREEEISYAILTVDSDEAQPLTDLLIDCGIKGIVNYTPCVLKVPGEVPIENVSLLTALETLAIN from the coding sequence ATGAAAGACATTCCTTTGCCAACGAAACGCAGGCTTGTTCTTTTGGAGCGGCTGCTTTCAGGATATAAAGAAAAAAATATAACTTCGCAAAAAATTCAGGAGCTTACCGGCTGGACTTCCGCAGTTGTCCGTCGTGATATTTCAGCTTTAAAATTGAACTGCGGCGCAACAAACGGCTACAAAGTTGAAGAGCTGAAATCACATCTTGAAAAAATGTTCGGTGAAAAAAAAGAAAGCTTGCGGTGCTGCATTGTTGGTCTTGGAAGAATGGGACAGGCGTTGCTGGACACTTCGGAGCTTTATGATTCGCCGTTTAAAATCGTAGCCGGATTTGATTCGAGCGTGAATAAAACTGAAGTTCTAAGTTCATCGTTTCCGCTTCATCCTACAACTTTGATGAAAAAAATTATCCGTGAAGAAGAAATTTCCTATGCGATTCTTACCGTGGATTCCGACGAAGCCCAGCCGCTTACGGATCTTCTTATTGACTGCGGAATAAAAGGAATTGTAAATTACACGCCTTGTGTTTTAAAAGTTCCGGGCGAAGTTCCCATAGAAAATGTAAGCCTTTTGACAGCTCTTGAAACTTTGGCTATAAACTGA
- a CDS encoding polyprenyl synthetase family protein — protein MNKHFLAHLEQIESSIKNFLPLEANSEWKKLSFGNENIDSKHIFPLIETTRSLVDLGGKRWRPLLLVLCARACAKDKEKSQEAAYLLAPLVEFVHTASLIHDDIEDSSPVRRGKPAAYITYGIDTAINAGSWLYFEAPLCIKKLNCSIELKNRLYSNYLMELRRLHLGQAMDIAWHRDNTKVPSVQEYLEMVKGKTGTLASLAAKTGALASNADDETVKKAGIIASEIGAGFQIIDDVINLTTGNPGKKRGDDIVEGKKSLPVLTFFEQNKENPQKNQELSQCFIQAAKEGIESPAVEKAIALMGQNSSIEIAKKKGIELIFNGGNSFIELFGKDNEDAILIKELFVSMIPKELMGAENKDA, from the coding sequence ATGAATAAGCATTTTTTGGCGCATTTGGAACAAATTGAATCTTCTATAAAAAACTTTCTTCCGCTTGAAGCAAACAGCGAATGGAAAAAACTTTCATTTGGAAACGAAAATATAGACTCCAAGCACATTTTTCCGCTTATAGAAACAACACGCTCTTTGGTGGATTTGGGCGGAAAAAGATGGCGGCCGTTGCTTTTGGTTTTATGCGCGCGTGCTTGTGCCAAGGACAAAGAAAAATCCCAAGAAGCAGCATATTTGCTTGCGCCTCTTGTTGAATTTGTGCATACAGCAAGCCTTATCCATGACGATATTGAAGACAGTTCTCCTGTCCGCCGCGGAAAACCAGCCGCATACATAACTTACGGAATCGACACTGCAATAAACGCAGGCTCATGGCTATATTTTGAAGCTCCACTCTGCATAAAGAAATTAAATTGCTCCATAGAGCTTAAAAATAGGCTTTACAGCAACTATCTTATGGAGCTTAGGCGGCTTCATTTGGGTCAGGCAATGGACATAGCTTGGCACAGAGACAATACAAAAGTTCCTTCAGTGCAGGAATATCTTGAAATGGTAAAGGGCAAAACCGGAACTTTGGCTTCTCTTGCCGCCAAAACAGGAGCACTTGCTTCCAATGCGGACGACGAAACTGTAAAAAAAGCCGGAATAATCGCTTCTGAAATTGGAGCCGGATTCCAAATTATTGACGATGTTATAAATCTCACAACAGGAAATCCCGGCAAAAAGCGCGGCGACGACATCGTTGAAGGCAAAAAATCGCTTCCAGTCCTTACATTTTTTGAGCAGAACAAGGAAAATCCGCAAAAAAACCAGGAGCTTAGCCAGTGCTTTATTCAGGCTGCAAAAGAAGGAATTGAAAGTCCAGCTGTGGAAAAAGCAATCGCACTTATGGGGCAAAATTCTTCTATTGAAATAGCAAAGAAAAAAGGAATCGAGCTTATTTTTAACGGCGGAAACTCTTTTATTGAGCTTTTCGGAAAAGACAACGAGGATGCGATTCTTATAAAAGAGCTTTTTGTTTCGATGATTCCAAAAGAACTTATGGGAGCAGAAAATAAAGATGCTTGA
- a CDS encoding SoxR reducing system RseC family protein produces MTEKALIMSINENKILAARFEKEECASCSAGCAKRNHAFEVANPQNMKISSGSVVIIGANKKVQAAQGIVSLFIPFLCAIAGYFSASPIMNFFGKSISNDGKAVFVLLFLLLSSALVFAVTRKIPIPGKPEIIEVL; encoded by the coding sequence ATGACAGAAAAAGCTCTTATAATGTCAATAAATGAAAACAAAATTCTTGCCGCAAGATTTGAAAAAGAAGAATGCGCAAGCTGCTCAGCCGGATGCGCCAAAAGAAACCACGCGTTTGAAGTTGCAAATCCGCAGAACATGAAAATTTCAAGCGGCTCTGTTGTAATCATCGGGGCGAACAAAAAAGTGCAGGCGGCGCAAGGAATTGTTTCGCTTTTTATTCCGTTTTTGTGCGCAATCGCAGGATATTTTTCAGCCTCGCCTATAATGAATTTTTTTGGCAAATCGATTTCAAATGACGGAAAAGCTGTGTTCGTGCTTTTGTTTCTTCTTTTGTCTTCCGCGCTAGTTTTTGCAGTTACACGGAAAATTCCAATTCCAGGCAAGCCTGAAATAATCGAAGTTCTGTAA